The Cannabis sativa cultivar Pink pepper isolate KNU-18-1 chromosome 8, ASM2916894v1, whole genome shotgun sequence genomic interval AAATCTTGTGCACCCCAAACGCTTCGCCAAACAAAACTAGGATTATTCCCAATATCAGCTGAAAGGAAATCTGAATTAGGAAAGTATTTCGCCTTGAACACCCGTCCTACCAAAGAGTTTGGGTTACACAACAACCTCCATCCTTGCTTtgcaagcatatcaagattaaaATCATGCAAATGCCTAAATCCCATGCCACCATCTTCTTTAGAAGAAGCAAGCTGATCCCAAGTCATCCAAGTAATACCGCGGCCTTTACTTGATTTAGTCTTCCACCAGAAGTTAGCCATTAGACTTTCAATTTCATCACAAGTTCCAATCGGAAGGAGAAAGACACTCATTGCATAAGTAGGTAGAGATTGGAGAACAGTTTTGATGAGTATCTCTTTACCAGCCCGAGATAGAAACTTCCCTTCCCAGCTATTGATGCGAGATATTACTTTGTTTTTGATGAAGCCAAGAATAATCTTTTTATTTCGACCAATAATATTGGGGAGACCAAGGTAGAGACTTCCTTCAGTAGCTTCAGCCATATTGAAAATTGAACATATTTGTGTTCGGGTTGATAATTCAGTATTGGGGCTGAAAAATATTGAAGATTTAGAGCAATTTACCTTCTGGCCGGAGGCAACTTCAAACATCTGTAAAAGAGAACGAACACCATCAGCAGCACCACTTGTTGCTTGGCAGAAAAGATAACTGTCGTCGGCAAAAAACATATGAGTAATCGCAGGTGCTCGTTGAGCCACACGACATCCTTGGATAACTCTTCTTGTTTCGAATTGTTGGATTAAGGAAGACAGCCCCTCTGCACAGATAATGAAGAGATAGGTAGACAAAGGATCGCCTTGTCGGATCCCTCTCGAGGGAGTAATAGGTCCAAGGCTATGACCTCCATGAACAATCTTGTATTGGACAGAAGAGACACAAGTCATGATAAGATCAACCCACTTTTCTGAAAACCCCATTCGAGACATAATTGCACTAAGAAATCCCCATTCAACTCGATCATATGCCTTACTCATATCCAATTTAAGTGCCATGAAACCTTTCTTGTTGGTCCTTCTACGTTTGAGATAGTGCATAATTTCAAAAGCAACCATGACATTATCCGAGATAAGCCTTCCTGGAATAAAGGCGCTTTGTGTATCCGAAATTATTTGATCAATGAACCCCCTCATTCTATTAGCAAGGACCTTAGAAATGATCTTGTAGATAACATTACAAAGGGCAATAGGGCGAAGCTCATTCATGGTAGAGAAATTTTTCTTCTTAGGAATCAAGCAGAGATTTGTGTCATTTATACTACAAGGCAAGACACTAGTTGAGAAAAATTCTTTGACCAGATTAATAATATCAGCCCCAACAATACTCCAATGATGTTGAAAGAAGCCAGGTCCCATGCCGTCTGGGCCAGGGGCTTTATCAGGGTGCATTTGAAATAAGGCATTTTTGACTTCATCATCACCAATGGGCTGAAGCAGTTCTTCATTATGAGATGCAGTGATAGAATTACGAACGTTGCCAATAACATGAGACCAAGAACTTGAATTAGTTGTATAAAGAGCAGagaaataatcaagtataagaTTGTCAATACCAGTACCCCAAGTCCTCCAGCTGCCATTTTCATCTTGCAGATATTGAATCTTGTTTGATCTCTTTCGGGCACTAGCTACagcatgaaaatatttattgtttttatcACCCGAATGTAGCCAATGTTGTTTGGATCGTTGTTTCCAGTATAATTCTTGCTGagccaaaatttcaaaataattgttCTTTTCCTCCACaaaagtttcagcatcaaacTCATCTTCTGAATTCTTTAACACAACCATTTTCTGTTTACTTTGAGATAATCGCACCTTAAAATTTCCTGTAAGAGTTCGGCCCCAAGCTGCCAAATGGTGACTACAGCCTTTTATTTTATCAACAATGTTTTGCTGCCCATGTTGCTCCCAGTAATTCCCAACAATTTGAGCACATAAAGGTTCACGGCTCCAAGCATTTTCATAACGAAAATGATAAGCAGTGGCATGGGAATTTAAGGATTCAGGCTCAAGAAAAATAGGAGAGTGATCTGATTAAGAAAAACCCAAATTAGTAAGAGTTACCTCAACAAATTCAGCAAGCCAATTTGGGGAAGCTAGTGCTCTGTCAAGACGAATCTCCACACCCCTACTAGTGCCCAAGCTTCGTTCCCAGGTATACGGGTACCCTTGCAAGTCCAAATCCAAGAGATGGCAGTCATTGATTGCAGCTTGAAAACCAGAAATAAGAGCAGATGAATAAGGCCGACCCCCTTTTTTATCAGTGTTACTGGTAATGTTATTAAATCACCAATAAGGCACCACGGTAAAGTGGATTCAGCATGAAGTGCACGAATGAAGGTCCAAGTTCGATCGCGATGAGCTCGGTTGGGTTCTCCGTAAATACCAGAAAGACGCCATGGTTCTCGGCCAGAAATCTTCACTTCAACATCTATATGGTTTTGAGAATAACCAAGTAAATGGGCTTCAGAAGAATTTTTCCAAAAGAATGCAAGCACTCCTTTCCTACCAACAACATCAACAGCAAAAGAGCATTCAAAGCCCAAACGGACTTTCACCCTCTCCACAATTTCTTTTTTACATAAAGTCTCACTTAAAAACAAAAACTTGGGTTTCTTTTGGACACAAATGTCTTCAAGGAATTGTTGGGCccgtgggttcccaagcccacgacAATTCCAACTAATGGTACTCATAATTCTTGGTGGGCCTGGAAGCCAGGACACACCTTCTTCATGTTTTTTGTCACATTAACAACATTCTGGGCTGAATTGTTTTTTGGGATGACATCAGTATCCATTGGCTCCTTTGTAGCAATTTCTGGCCCATTAAGAGGATCAGATCCAAGCCTTTTCCTTTTGGAATCATTTATCTCAAGCATAGTATCTGTATTAAAAACAGAGATATTATCGTTGACCACAATAGTATGGTCATGAATGCCATGCATTTGATTTCCCATAATATGAGTATGAGCAGCTTCAATATTGGGATTTGATGAGGTAATTAAATCATTCTTTGCTGATTGTGTGGACTGATTTGGTGGCAAAAAAATTCTCATCATGTTTGTCGACAGTCGCCTCCTCCTCCTGACGCCGCTTCTCCATCGGGCTTCCACGGAGCCATGGTGATGTAGTGAGAAAAGATTGTCTTTTGGACGGGGCTTTCATTTCAATATTGTATGGCTTTTTAATATCTTCAATAGGAGTATCATATATTTTAGCACAGAATCGTTCAGTGTGCCCCATGACAccacaaataaaacaaaatgaaGGAAATCTTTCATACTTGAAGTTTGCATAGAAGGGATCACCACCCCTGCGGCAGAACTTCATTCTTCTCTTCAGCGGTAGATCAACATTAATCCTTACTTGAACTCGTAGATAGTCATGCCAAATCCCTAGGAAATTATTAGGATCGGTATCAACAAATTCCCCAATGTAACGAGCAGCTTCACGTATTGCCCAATCCGTTTTGAACCCTGCTTGCAAATCATGAATCTGAACCCACATGTCTAACGTGTTCATAATAGTCAGCTTCGGATCCTCACCAGGTTTCAATCTTTGGATGATAAGTTGTTTGCGATCATAGGTCCAGGGGCTGCCTGAGATAACTCTTTGGATATCTATTTCATGGTAGAATTGAAATAGAAATCGGTTTTGTTCAAGGATCTTAACATACAtaccttgttgggttttatgccctaaataaaactcatttcaatataatcagatttacttattaatagagattagaaataacatttaatgttgcatggttcacatgatttatttcatgattatatgtacataatgtatagattcatctgaaacccttttcacatacttgatcctgtttattgtgccgtcaacacattggaaagtaaacatgactatgtgaataaagtttcctagatttatcagacacagggttttactgatatgataatctacaacagagtttacttgtatttggagaaatactatgttctttccagaacattggttaaagtaaagctcaggttggatgcatggagtatgcatcggaagggaccgatattgaactttgacttagatttattaaacttaccgcaatatctattcaagtcaatatcgcctagttgatcctagatcaaatgttcttaatcctgttatgattaggctcaatctcgagaggctattcgtgttctttgatttgttagttaagcctacttttaggtcagggtgatacgtacattttgggaacacggtagtgcaattgagtgggagcgctagcataaacatggaatctatagcttctatctggcgaatagtaagcaaaggatgatctccttcgagcttgaccaaacgaacataaatggtggagtactcatttcacataagctgaaatatcatttatacggggtcaagtgttttaaggaataaatacattgtagggtgtaacggtaatttaatccctttacagtgtagatcattcatatagaggatcattgatcaaattaggattataacaatggataactaatgatgtgtctatatggtggaacatatagagcattctatatactgagagtgcaattctaagttctatgcgtggattcaacgaagaattaataagttagtgaattttagtgctaaattcttgatctacttattggaagctcggttatatagacccatggtccccccactagttgagataatattgcttgtaagactcatataattggttttgattaatcaattataattctcaaattagactatgtctatttgtgaaattttcactaag includes:
- the LOC133030514 gene encoding uncharacterized protein LOC133030514 codes for the protein MSTISWNCRGLGNPRAQQFLEDICVQKKPKFLFLSETLCKKEIVERVKVRLGFECSFAVDVVGRKGVLAFFWKNSSEAHLLGYSQNHIDVEVKISGREPWRLSGIYGEPNRAHRDRTWTFIRALHAESTLPWCLIGDLITLPVTLIKKGVGLIHLLLFLVFKLQSMTAISWIWTCKGTHHSPIFLEPESLNSHATAYHFRYENAWSREPLCAQIVGNYWEQHGQQNIVDKIKGCSHHLAAWGRTLTGNFKVRLSQSKQKMVVLKNSEDEFDAETFVEEKNNYFEILAQQELYWKQRSKQHWLHSGDKNNKYFHAVASARKRSNKIQYLQDENGSWRTWGTGIDNLILDYFSALYTTNSSSWSHVIGNVRNSITASHNEELLQPIGDDEVKNALFQMHPDKAPGPDGMGPGFFQHHWSIVGADIINLVKEFFSTSVLPCSINDTNLCLIPKKKNFSTMNELRPIALCNVIYKIISKVLANRMRGFIDQIISDTQSAFIPGRLISDNVMVAFEIMHYLKRRRTNKKGFMALKLDMSKAYDRVEWGFLSAIMSRMGFSEKWVDLIMTCVSSVQYKIVHGGHSLGPITPSRGIRQGDPLSTYLFIICAEGLSSLIQQFETRRVIQGCRVAQRAPAITHMFFADDSYLFCQATSGAADGVRSLLQMFEVASGQKVNCSKSSIFFSPNTELSTRTQICSIFNMAEATEGSLYLGLPNIIGRNKKIILGFIKNKVISRINSWEGKFLSRAGKEILIKTVLQSLPTYAMSVFLLPIGTCDEIESLMANFWWKTKSSKGRGITWMTWDQLASSKEDGGMGFRHLHDFNLDMLAKQGWRLLCNPNSLVGRVFKAKYFPNSDFLSADIGNNPSFVWRSVWGAQDLVRSGASRVIGDGANTKIIGHPWLPQPSNRFVSSTHPSLQNNTVDSLFQVGIRRWDSEVIHDLFFPNETDLILGMPLYDTDTSDCWSWAENRNGFFTVRSAYLLLQQQRARSHDSNNSGFWRKLWHLKIPPKVINFLWRAITGCLPTCLNLVGKHVPISVKCPVCSASFGAWVDALLHISDADMICRATVLCWAVWKARNQTVWDKRIATVNDVIISASTTFDHWKKAQDKTTLLSLLIENNKEGAEYWIKPEENHIKINVDAALFHQEGSYGYALVARDSSANLIEAKTCFQGGYYTAEIVEALGIKEALSWIKRENWTNVQIESDSLLSVQAIRSNQHFSSNFGLLIQDCQLLLSSLQSVNLCFVRRSANGVAHAIASHSRFLSGCSIFEHKAWADLKVLLYSEC